One segment of Flavobacteriales bacterium DNA contains the following:
- a CDS encoding PD40 domain-containing protein, with translation MRKFFPLLALICLAFQMNAQLITDGLYYDEGEKLYNDGEYKAAAVKLKKAYSADPKNADVLNLLGLALYYDGKYADCVKYFEELRIVKPDYWAWFYYEAGNAYQQLGQVDKAVEWLQEFSKRYSTAADKARFLHQGDWRLYYATESPVVRKEAVSNLKAPVNLGTTVNTEWDDYMPSTNPTGTRIYFTSQRKGGFSQEKGEDKEGDEDLYYTDMKNGQWQKPVLLPAPLNSASNEGAPAFSADGQTMVYVACGRDDGMGDCDLYLSNLEGDKWSAPINMGNVINSDAWDSQPTVSSDGQRIFFCSDREGGYGGEDLYMIERNRFGKWGPAMNLGPTINTPFDDKSPFISPDAKTLYFASDGHPGFGEMDIFKSVFENGKWSEPVNLGSPINTDKNDLYFTIGGSGEVGYLASARGSGNLDLYSVNIPEALRPTPTMILTGVVRNFKTKDPLGAWVLVEDLTTGEMIATGKSNSKTGEYLVVLPVGKLYGVSATREGYFFYSDNFDLPEDAKYTEVRRDIDLKPIEKGTKVVMNNIFFETGKADLKPESYVELNKAIQLMKANPSMIVEVGGHTDNVGSDEANMKLSHDRARSVMDYLTKSGIPTTRLQAKGYGETEPIATNDTEEGRAANRRTEFVILEN, from the coding sequence AAAAATGCAGACGTACTGAACCTGCTTGGTCTGGCACTCTACTACGATGGCAAATATGCCGACTGTGTCAAATACTTCGAGGAACTGCGCATCGTAAAACCCGATTACTGGGCTTGGTTTTACTACGAGGCAGGGAATGCCTATCAGCAATTGGGACAGGTAGACAAGGCCGTGGAATGGCTTCAGGAATTTAGCAAACGTTATTCAACGGCTGCTGACAAGGCACGCTTTCTTCACCAGGGCGACTGGCGGTTGTACTACGCCACCGAAAGCCCCGTTGTTCGCAAAGAAGCCGTATCAAACCTGAAAGCACCCGTCAACCTGGGAACAACGGTGAACACGGAATGGGACGACTACATGCCATCCACCAATCCAACCGGTACGCGTATTTATTTCACCAGTCAGCGTAAAGGCGGATTCTCACAAGAGAAAGGCGAGGACAAGGAAGGCGATGAAGACCTCTACTATACCGATATGAAAAACGGGCAATGGCAGAAGCCCGTCCTGCTACCTGCACCACTGAACTCCGCCAGCAACGAAGGCGCCCCGGCGTTCTCTGCCGACGGGCAGACCATGGTGTACGTGGCATGCGGCAGGGACGATGGCATGGGCGATTGTGACCTGTATCTTTCCAATCTGGAAGGCGACAAATGGAGCGCTCCCATCAACATGGGCAATGTGATCAATTCGGATGCGTGGGATTCACAACCCACCGTCTCCTCAGACGGACAACGTATCTTCTTCTGTTCGGACCGCGAAGGTGGCTATGGCGGTGAAGATCTTTACATGATTGAAAGGAACCGCTTCGGTAAATGGGGACCGGCCATGAACCTGGGTCCCACTATCAACACTCCGTTTGATGACAAATCTCCTTTTATCAGTCCCGATGCAAAAACACTTTACTTCGCCTCTGATGGTCATCCGGGTTTCGGAGAAATGGACATCTTCAAGAGCGTCTTTGAAAATGGAAAATGGTCCGAACCCGTGAATCTGGGCAGCCCGATCAACACGGACAAAAACGATCTGTACTTCACCATCGGCGGGTCCGGTGAGGTGGGGTACTTGGCTTCTGCCCGTGGCAGCGGCAACCTCGATCTTTACTCGGTGAATATTCCGGAAGCCCTGCGCCCCACCCCAACGATGATCCTCACCGGTGTGGTAAGGAATTTCAAGACCAAGGATCCGCTGGGTGCCTGGGTACTGGTGGAGGACCTTACCACCGGCGAAATGATCGCCACAGGAAAGAGCAATTCGAAAACCGGAGAATACCTGGTGGTCCTTCCCGTCGGAAAACTCTACGGTGTATCCGCCACGCGCGAAGGTTATTTCTTTTACTCGGACAACTTCGACCTGCCTGAAGATGCGAAATATACCGAGGTACGTCGCGACATCGACCTCAAGCCTATTGAGAAAGGCACCAAAGTGGTGATGAACAACATCTTCTTTGAAACCGGTAAGGCCGACCTGAAACCGGAAAGCTATGTTGAACTGAACAAGGCCATCCAACTGATGAAAGCCAACCCGTCCATGATCGTGGAAGTGGGCGGTCATACGGATAACGTGGGATCCGATGAGGCCAACATGAAGCTGTCTCACGACCGGGCCAGGTCGGTGATGGACTATCTGACCAAATCCGGAATCCCGACAACGAGATTACAGGCCAAAGGATATGGGGAAACCGAACCGATCGCTACCAATGACACCGAAGAAGGCCGCGCCGCCAACCGCCGCACGGAATTCGTGATCCTGGAGAATTAA